The sequence AACACCATAAACCCAAGCACCATGTAAGCCAGCAAACAAGATAAACTGCTAGGGTCTATATAATGAATGACTAAAAGCGCAATCGCGCAAATCCCTGATGCAAGCCCGTTAAACCCATCAATGATATTAATAGCGTTACTGATACCTACTAGCATAAAAATTGCGAATAAAAAAGCGATAAAATAAGGCAAGCTAAAAAGGGGCGAAAAATCGCTCACCACTAAAGGCGTTGATGAGATGATACAAACGACCCCTACAGCTTGCAAAATAAGGCGTATTTTGGGGCTGAGTGAAAGGTTAATGTCTTCTAAAAAACCGCTTAAAAAGACTAACAACAAACCCAAAAAAACAAAAAACCCCTTAAAAGGCGTCTCAAAAGGCTCAAAATAACAAGCCAACGCAAAAGAAAGAAAGATTCCAAGCCCCCCGGCTCGTGGGGTTCTTGCATGATGAAAGCCTTGTATCTTATTAGCGTTATCCACAAAAAGCATGGATTTTTTAGACCACAGAACAATCAAAGAGCAAATAAATAAACTGGTTAAAAAATATAGCACCCACAACACTTTTTATTGGATTTAATTGACATTTTGTTTTGGGTATTATAGCAAAAGATAGCTTGATGATAAAATCTTATAGGTGTAAGAGGCGGGTTTTATGTTACAATTCCAAAAATCATTATTATAAAATAAAGGATAGCCATGCGTTTTGGATTGAATATTGATCACATTGTTACTTTAAGAGAAGTGAGAAAGACTTATGAGCCTGAGATTTTAGAAGCCCTATTCATCGCTAAAAACACCCATAAAGTGGATTTAATCACCATTCATTTAAGAGAAGACAGACGGCACATTCAAAATGAAGATGTTTTGAGGCTACTTGAAATAAGCCCTTTGCCTATTAATATTGAATGCTCTATCAATGCAGCCATCACTGATTTTTTATGCTCTTTAAAAAATAAGCCAAGTAAGGTTACGATCGTGCCTGAAAACAGAAATGAGGTTACGACAGAGGGGGGATTGGATTGCTCATTAAAGGGTTTAGGAGAGGTTATTAGAGCGTATCACAATAAGGGTATTGAAGTGTCTTTGTTTATTGACCCTTTAAAAGACGCCTTGCATTTTGCAAGGGAGTATCAAGTCAAGCAAGTGGAGTTCCACACTGGGGTGTATGCGAATTTGCACAACGCTCTGTATTCTAACGCTAACAATCAAATCCATGCCATTAGCGCGCTCAAAGACAAAAG is a genomic window of Helicobacter pylori oki112 containing:
- a CDS encoding glycosyltransferase family 4 protein; translated protein: MLWVLYFLTSLFICSLIVLWSKKSMLFVDNANKIQGFHHARTPRAGGLGIFLSFALACYFEPFETPFKGFFVFLGLLLVFLSGFLEDINLSLSPKIRLILQAVGVVCIISSTPLVVSDFSPLFSLPYFIAFLFAIFMLVGISNAINIIDGFNGLASGICAIALLVIHYIDPSSLSCLLAYMVLGFMVLNFPLGKIFLGDGGAYFLGLVCGISLLHLSLEQKISVFFGLNLMLYPVIEVLFSILRRKIKRQKATMPDNLHLHTLLFQFLQQRSFNYPNPLCAFILILCNLPFILISVFFRSNPYALIAISLVFIACYLMGYAYLNRQVCALEKRAFQ
- the pdxJ gene encoding pyridoxine 5'-phosphate synthase; translated protein: MRFGLNIDHIVTLREVRKTYEPEILEALFIAKNTHKVDLITIHLREDRRHIQNEDVLRLLEISPLPINIECSINAAITDFLCSLKNKPSKVTIVPENRNEVTTEGGLDCSLKGLGEVIRAYHNKGIEVSLFIDPLKDALHFAREYQVKQVEFHTGVYANLHNALYSNANNQIHAISALKDKSPKELKEELNNAFLQLRRMSKEAFFMGITACAGHGLNYSNVKELLKIPSLRELNIGHSVVSKAVLVGLEKAILEMAQLIKR